The stretch of DNA TAATGCATGGTATGTGCTTTGATTCAAGAtttgaagtttttagctcaaaaatatgattttcaaaGAAATGTGTTGAATCTGTTAATTGCTTGCTGTAGATGGTTGCTATTGTTTCCTGAGGTTATTTTATGCATGATTAAGTTGATTTGGGCtgaattgaatgcatgttagtggggttttatcaagtttgagtttagaactcaaagcttgatgctttaatggtggttttggtttggttgcatgaagcttggtttttatgctttagaattgttccttagggtctaaatagcaggtctggaagttttggtattgtttggattggatttgtggaatgtgtgaatttttgagtgatttctgcgaggaaccggaattcggttgtgcatccggaattcggatggggttaCGAAAATTCCCGAGCAGGAATTACGGTTGGGCAATGGAATCTCTtaggttgggtgattttcagaaaccctagttctcctcgtttttatgttatttggggtattgccatgtttttatcgatagggaaacttttagttcctagtttaagtccacaGGAAGTGATTTaacgtatcacttatagtgttgtgatttttatggtttaggagcctgtaatccgccgcgcagatagttccagtcaggttgaccggcacacctgaattcggaatccaggtaagattagtataacagtatgcatatgtagattacatgtttaacgtgcatgtaggaagcctgttagattacattagatgtgtatgttggcttcgaaccatccgactgtgtcacgtcggtacaggctggagtatgaccagttcgaccgattaggctgacactgtatcacgtcggtacaggctggagtatgaccagcagccggagtatgaccggttcgatcgattaggctgatacttaggttggtggttccgtactatttgacgtaccacgtcggtacaggctggagtatgaccagttcgaccgattaggctgatgctgtaacacgtcggtacaggctggagtatgaccagcagccagagtatgaccggttcgaccgattaggctgttacttgtcaatagtaccgtccctatgaacgttcagaactcagtaccgtgttggacacgacagttagggggactcagtatcgtgttggacacgacagttagggttatggtcaggggtatgggcatctgatcatgaccaggatttatgtatgagtattattatgcttttcttgccgagtctgtcgactcacagtgctatgtttatgtgtaggtaagggcaaggctagagctgatggaccgtgagcaagccggtgaagattgtacatgtcggggcggttaggcctggagcgtacgatcatcgggacaacaaggctatttttgtaattagtcgctaggcgacaagtattttctatagacagtaaacttttgtaaatagttttgtaatcgggatcccgagtcttttgtatatatatttttcaagtttaattaaaaagcaaaaattttaattaatcacgttttccataaacctcgttgattagcaacgagctgcacagtatgtttaaaaatcacgtaatacgcctatgctagttagggtgttacaagaagtcatttatgtttacatgtttatggtttaatatatatatgcaaaatctgttaagtccagaacatatagtcattcacaattacagtgatgtcaacacagtggaatgtgattgtgattatatgattcgaaagacaaagtccctgtttcatcagtgcattggatttacattgatgtgataatcagcgattatgtgtacttacacttggagtaagtgttatgttctttccaaaatattggcaaagtatactagcttcaaatgtatggagtatacattggactggaccgatattgatcttggttaagatattataatacttacctttgtatctttccaagtcaatatcactagttgatcttagataaaaaagatcttaatcctgatatgcttaggctcaatctcaggagtgctattcatgttctttgatttgtcagttaagcctacttttgggtcagggtgatacgtacattttgggaacatgatagtatgattgagtgggagcgctaaacataaataaggaatctatagcttctatataagtatttagaagttaaatgatgattttcttcgagcttggctaaatagatgtaaatggaagagctcttgtttcagtgattatattttagttcactaaaatatcatttacaggtagctaagtgttttaaggatcaaaatacattgaggggtgaaacggtaaatttatccctactcggtgtaaatcatctatatagaggatctttgattattgagattataacgatggttaaatgtgatagcgtatctatatggtggaacatatagagcattctatatgactgagagtgcaattctaagttctaagagtggatgcaacaaggaattaataagttagggaatttactcggtaaattctagttcagcttattggaagctcagtaatataggcccatggtccccattctagttgagaccatactccttgtaagactcagataattgattttaattaattaattataattctaaaattagactatgtctattttatgaattttcactaagcaagggcaaaattgtgaagaaaagagattctaggttttatttattaattggaagactttattatgtctaattaataattatattaaatgaaaatattatttaataatttattttagttattaaataattagttttggcatttaaatggttagaattcgaaaattggcgtttttgagaaaatagaaatgaaaattgtcaaaattgtaaaataccaagtggggcccattaactctatggtcggccacttgtgaggatttttccaattaatattttcattattttaatggaaagtaattcctaacctaaacctagtggttacctataaatagatagtgatggctcacacttaacaagagattgaaaatcagaaattttgccttcataaaaatttgagcctcctatcctatAGACTATAGCCgaatctctctctccctcttttcttcttcaatttttcgaaaccttgagtgatagagtgagtgcccacacacatcaagtggtatctcaatcatagtctggaagattgagaagaatccaaattgaagagaaagacattcagactcagatcttggtgatactctgcggcagaaaggatacaagggttagagatctgagtggaaggagacatattattctgctgcacccaatgtaaggtttcctaaactttatatgtgtttatttcactgttttagaaattcatattaggatgttaatgaaacatacttgttagtaaatctagatcctgataaaacaaattccaacaatagtcacaaccgggtatttcggacCGAACCGGGTTCGaggtcaaaataaaattttgggtttaattattggtattttatttatgagggaataatttaaaaattaattgagtTTATTTGTGTGTGCAAGTGGCTATTTTACCCTTGAAGTGCTTATGTGGGTGTTTTATGGCCTTAAGGGCAATTGAgtaattttaccattttggagtaagtttcataaaagtgatttttagcaaaataaagatttatttttCTGTATCTTTTCCCAGCCTTATGGCCGAACCCCCCTTCTACTCTCTAAACTCTCTCTAATTCTTGATTTTGGGTTGTGTTGGCTTGGATTCAAGCTTGGGGTTTGTGACTTTTGTGATTGAGATTGAAAGGAgttatttttgctttttaaaaaggaaaaattatggGCTTTTTTCTCTGCCCTAGCCGAACCCCCTCTTCctcttttcttcatatttttattttgctaaatgttggaaaattggtgtttttggatGCATTTTCGTGGCTGGAAACTGGGTTTCCTGGGTTTTTAAAACTGGTAGCCGCGACCATTTTATGGCAGCATATTgtattttttcaggtttttattttggtcataacttttgactcgggactctgtTTGAGACGTTCTTTATattgttggaaagctctttccgagctctatgtgaatatctagaatttaaatgccaagtttataatttttttaaatggatttagggattaaccctatattTGTGTATCCTGAGATTGTGACTAGGAATACTGGcacttggtcaggagcacctggggatttggaatctttACATTTGCGGGACATCacgtaagacagtagttagcacgtagagatatgcGCAATGGCGCTTATATGGAATGTGATATATATGAGAAACTAGAAACCGGAATTAGAGTTATTACTCTAAAGTTAGCGGTTTATTggcttagggttattacccaagttaattgttaatatgtaattattatgCCATGATGTATATAGAAGTAAAGGGTTATGTATTCAAGGCATAATCGGattggactcggtaactagaaccgagatgaaccgttctaaggccttattataAATagacatgtgagcgtaacacgtaggtctatgctatatagacataaataggcgtgtgagTGTAAGACGCGGGTTTGTGTCATACATACAAGTATGAAATGACATTCATCTTTATGTGAtgtgttaattatgattatcgatatattttactgttttgctgggcttggctcatgggtactctactgtgcaggaaagggtaaatctaTTTCTAATCAGCCATGAGTGTGGGAGGTGGGCGATATATGTACATGTTCAGGCCAAACTAGACCAAGcaggttggggtctaccagtgttgaaacttttgtaactctgttttgccgcttaggtcggctaaggGAAAAGACTTGTGATATTTTGTAAAacaatttttgggatcccaaacacatgtaacttttgtttgtaaggttacaattattacaagtttatttttattctgttttcatttaaagtttaatttccacgcttattttattagtaatcccgtacaagggattagggtttcttaatcatcttgggtagcgtgcctaaatgTTAGGGCGTTACAGGTATGGTtcaaccctaccaacactagtacattAGCGGTACTAAGTCCATGTAGTATAGAGTTTGTACTTCAgttaagaacgttcttgatCATATGTTAAGCCTTgtggataggtgtatgggcactTAAATACAAGTCGGTATTGTATCATAtcctatatgcatttcttaatgagtttgtcgactcacaattTTTACTGTCATGTAACCTATGTCTATATAACTAAAGCATATTCAACTCTCATCTTTCAAATCTTGAATTgaaatcataaaaaatatacaaatagtGATCAAGTATTTGTAAGCATTAAGTATAGAtcatatagattaaaataaagagGAATAAATTAGTAGAACATCATAAAAAGTAAAATAGACATTAAAGTGACTCTATTAACCTTTAATAAGAGAATTAGTGGATGAAAATTATGTTCATAATCATTGcattcataataataaataataacataaacaaaattaaagaaaaagaagaagaagaagatgatgatgaaaataCTAAGCAGTTGCTAATTAAGAGTTTATGAGTTTAGAGCTCTAAAAATGTACTGAAAATACGAATGataatttgtttatatatactaaaaaaGTTCTCCAAAAGATACTAAAAAGATTTAGATTTAAAACTTTAAAAGATAAATAACACGCTTAGGAGCCGCAACTCGGGGTACCGGAGCTGCAACCCCACTTGAGAAAGTCATCATTTTTTCTTCGcgatctttttatttttattttttcaaatttttgcttCAGGAGGTATAGCTAGAGATGGAAATTTATACCGCGGGGATGGGTAACCGCGgggacccgcccctaatggggtGGGGATTCCCCATCTTAGTGGTTAATGGGGCGGTGGTGGGGGACAATTTCAATACCCGaagcggggatggggcgggggcggggataatactatccgcaccatatccgaccccgatacagatatatataatttttaatgtttttttttcaaactttgacacatattcagtttttattttctattaggttatgctttttttaagtaggtttattttttatcttctatgaattatgaatgcataataaatatttgtgagaatattagtttaacttatttttttcaattattttaaattaatttgttttttcattttaccTTAATAGATACCCGATGGGTTCCCCATAACCGATGGGTATTCCCCTACCCCGAATCCGTTGGTTATTAGacggggatggggcggggatGGGGGTATAAATAGGTAACGGGGATGGGGGCGGGGATTACATTCCCCGTACATTAACCGACCAATTTCCATCTCTAGGTATAGCCCCTATGTCATTTATGCTATTTTGTCTTTTCTGGAGCCATGGCTCCAGATTTCGGAGCAATGGCCTAGACTGACaagtttttccaattttatctttttgctCCATCTTGCTCCCGAACATCACTAACCTCACCAAGATGAAAAATAACTCCATTTAAGCCCACTTTTCTACAAATTTAGCTTGTTTctccattttttaaaatatttttatcataTTTTCTTGCAACAAAAGAAAATAACCGTAAAACCAAACTAAATTGACATAAAAGACTCTAAAATATGTTATAAACTAACATAATAAACTAGTATAAATCTCGTTTgtcaataataaatatgaaattatacCTAAGTGTAACAAATTTGTTTATACAACCTGAAATATCTCAAACACCAAGATTATAATAAATTCTTAATTGACAACCAATAATCTAActcaaataattaaagaaaatagtaGATAAATGGTACCCAAGTGTTTAAACCCATTACGAGGCTCAAAATGATACTCGAAGCTCAAGCTCAAAATGTTAAATACAGTAGCTGGCCAAGGGTCTCGCTAGGGCTCCACCGTCTATGGTGGCAGTTCTCGGTCAAAAGTGGTGCATGGAGGATCGACCAATAGATCCTTAAAGATCTTGATGAGGAGAAACCAAAATCGGGTTTCTTTAGCTCGTTCACGGCCGGATATGGCCAGGGAAAAGCTGGATAACTTCAGCTTCGGTGAGAGTGAAAccgagagatagagagagttTGAGTGAGAGAGAGGGTCAAGGTTGGGCTTTTCGAGGTTAAGGAAACTTGTTTTGTGGTCCGTCTAGACCATTGGCACCGACAAAGGACAATTTTGCTGTGGTACTATCACCGTACAAGGGAAAACTGAGAGAGATAGTGATATTGAGAGAGGGAGAAGAGGGGGATCGATGTTTTCTGGCTTGGAAGGAACGAACATGGAGTAAGTTGGGGGTGGGCGTGGTCGAAGCACAGTAGATTCCAGCGTTGCACAGGAaaactgagagagagagagagagagagagagagagagagagagagagagagagagagagagagagagagagagagagagagagagagagagagagagagagagagagagagagagagagagagagagagagagagagagagagagagagagagagagagagagagagagagagagagagagagagagagagagagagagagagagtgggaaaAATTGAGCTAGATTCTGAGTTGTAGAGGCTCTGGACTTTGGGAAAAGtcaaaatattgattttttctttttagttgtaGAGGCTCTGGGTATAGGGAAGTAGgaaaacaaaaaactcataatcCAAAAGCATTAAAATATCatgccataaaaaagtaaattcttaacttttttccaTATTTCGTGTAGATactattgaaaaaattaaaatatgttttaaaaaaagagttctttgatttttatgctttaaattagttttttttttataatattacaaaaattcacataacaaCTACCGAAACAAGCAACTAAAATCTAAATAACAACGTGCATAAAAACTATCGTAACAACTAAAACcgtaaattaataaaattcaaaaaatggtATACATGGAAATATTCCCAACATAAGGAGTGCTCTTAGAGCATCTCCAACGCTCATAGATGAGGAGTAGCCCAAGTTACTTTTGTCAGTAGCATAGCTACTATGCTCAGTAATATTGCATTGGAGGAATTCAAATTGACTACTCCAGCTGTTGTGTAGGAGCAACGGTCactatctaattttttttaattaaagaaataataaataaaggtCAAATCAATATTAAATGTACAGTAATGTTAACAATTTTAACACActcaaataatttaattaataataaaaaaaatcaactattTTACCCTCTATAAATACTCATTATTTTTCACTCTTCTTCTACACCATTTTTACAATTTCTTACAAAATTTATTATCacaatttttctttatatttttcttctcaCAATTTCATATCATTTTCCAAACCACTTTTCTACATTATCTTATATTCATAAATGGATTCTCAAAATTCTCCACATACCAACTCTCAAAATTCAATCATTCAATCTTCTCAATCCAACCAAAATTATCAAAATTCTCCACAAACCAACCCACAAAATTCAAATTTGCAATATTTTCCAATCAACCAAAATTTTCCATATGCTAACTCTTAAAATccaaattttctattttctcaatttAACCATAATCCTCCATTTAACAATCCCCAAAAATTCTAATTTCCAATATTCTCAATTCAACCCAAATTATCCAATCTCCTCTTTCCCTTACCAAAATTTTAGCTCTTTTGAGACTCCCCAACATAGTCCAATCTTCACACAAAGAAATTTACTCCCACATGTGTTTCCCTCACCTTTTCCAAACCAACCCGAAATGGTTTCAAGCATTAATAAGCAAAGTATTGATTTGAATGTTGAATCGTCAACACAATCCGTCTCTGAAACTCATTCAACACATGGTGTTGAAGGGTTAGCAAAAGTGGTTCTACACAGTGAAGAGGAACCAAgccaaaaaaataaacttaaatggAGCAAGGAAGCAAATATACTTCTGATAAGTGCATGGCTTAATACATCTAAGGATGCTGTCGTGGGAACTGACCAAACTTCTGCAAATTTTTGGGGTCGGATCGTAAATTACTTCAACACCCACTACAAAGATGATCAACAAAGAACTGGAAAGCAATGCAAAGACCATTGGAACAAGATAAATCAAAAGGTGACACGTTTCAATGGGTGTTACAAGCAAGTACAACAAGCACATCACAGTGGTTGGTCTGATGACCGAATTATTGAGAATGCACATGAGATGTACAAGTCTGAAAATAACAATTCAAATTTTCAACTTGTAGACAATTGGAGATTTTTAAAAGATGAGCCGAAATAGAATGCAATGTACCAATCAGAAGGTGTTAAGAGAGCAAAGGTGTCAAGATCAGGGCCATATACTTCATCATCCAATGCAGACATCAGTGAGCATGAAGTTCGTGAAGAGCGCCCTATTGGCCAAAAGGCGGCAAAGAGAAAGGGAAAGGGAAAGCAAGATGAGAAACTTGCTACATTTTATGATATTAATCAACGGAAAGCAAATGAGTTGGAGAAATTTGTGGCGGTACAAGAAAAAAAGTAatggcaaaatacattgattaTCTATTCTTGGACACATCAAATATGACTCTTGAGCAAAAAAAAGATCATGAAAATTTGGTAGCTCATATTAAgactaatattttaaatttgtaatttctatgtatttttATCTAATTGTTATGTGTTATATTTAATTTGCAATTCCTATGTATTGTTCTTATCTAATTGTAACgactatatttttattaaatgaattatcctttatttaaattatttcatttcAACAACTACATTTTGATTGTTAACGACTATATTATAACGACAATATTTTAACGGTTCTATTTTAATGACTGTATTTTAACGGCTATATTATAACAGCTATATTTTAACAGCTATATCTACTTTCTTTCATCTTTCAAAAATATTTGGTGGGGTCTCGAGTAAAGAATGGTAGGGTAAGTAAGTAAGTAGTGAAGATGGGGAAGTTGTTTTTtactaatttataaaattaatcacTTCATTTAGAATAATTGTATATAGTATTGTTGATATTATAGAGAAGGGTCACATGCATTGGTTATAGATAAATAGATAGGATTGGAGTAGGGGTTAATGTTATGAGGCGATACTTGTGGAAGTTTCCAAGGTCTTTTGTTTGTTGTTAATTAGTTTAGcatatttgtgttttttttttaatttagtatATTGTAACGACTATATTTTAACGGCTATATTTTAACACATCAAAGTACTCACCAAGTCTATATATACCaagttctattcttcctttcaCTCCTCTATTTTATACATAACTTTACACTCTCATTCATCTAACATTCTCAATTATAATCTACTAAAAATTAGGCAATGGATTCAGCAAGTCTCCAGATCCTTTTGAGAATATGTGTTATCGATATCATAATTTCGGAATGTAATGACGATCcgatgaatttttttaaatgaatacTTAGCTGCGGGTACCTCAAGAAGGCGAGGAAGAAAAAGAGCCCACATTGACAGAGGTCGTGTAGAAGGACACGAACGCTTGTTCCGTGACTACTTTTCTGATGAGCTGGTGTATGCAGAATATCATTTTTGAAGAAGATTTAGAATGCGTAGGTATGTTTTTCTACGCATAGTGCAAGCTCTAGAACATCATTAAGAGTATTTTCAGACGAGATTTGATGCAATTGGTAGAAAAGGGCTTTCACCACTATAGAAGTGTACTGCTGCTATGCGAATGTTGGCATACGGAGCACCAGTCGATTACGTTGATGAGTATGTTTGAATTGGTGAAACCACTGCTATTGAATGTCTACTTAATTTTGTTTGTGGAGTGAATGAAATTTTGGGGTAGAATATTTGAGACGACCCAAACGTCGGTGACATTCACCGCTTATTTCAAATGGGAGAAATGCGTGGTTTTCCAGGCTTGTTGGGAAACATTGATTGTATGCACTGGAAATGGAAAAATTGCCCAGTTGATCACAGTGCAGCGACAATCATGCTCGAAGCAGTCGCGTCACAAGATCTTTGGATTTGGCATGCATTTTTTGGTGTTCCGGGATCCAATAATGATCTCAATGTATAAATCAATCATCATTATTCACTGATATCTTATAGGGGCAAGCTCCAAGAGTTGAGTTTATGATAAATGACACAGTACAAcaaggggtattatctagcagATGGTATCTACCCAGAATGGGGTACATTTGTTAAAACTATCCCAATTGCTTCAAGGAGAGAAGAGAAAATTATTCGCCCAATGTTAAGAAGCTGTACGCAAAGATGTTGAGTGGGCATTTGGAGTACTTCAATCTCGTTATGCCATTATACGAGGTTCGGCTCGATTCTGGCAAAAAGATGCTCTTAACGATATTATGTATTCATGCATCATATTGCCCAACATGACTGTCGAAGATGAAAGAGAAATATATGAGTCATTTGATTTTAATTACGATGAAGGCTCCACCGATACCTCAACGATTGAAGTATGCCATGGACCTATTTCCGACTTCCCGACTATGCTTTAAAGAAATGTCGAAATTTGTTATAGAAATATTTACCGCAATCTTCAGGCAGACTTAGTGGAACACATATGGTCTAAATTtggaaataattttaattaatatttttttaattatgttgaattggttaattattattatgttatattttgagctatttttaaatttggtgtaatttaaatttcatgtaatgtttatttttattaatatatgaacTTTAATGTATTATTgtgatattttttattattaaaatgaataatatattaaattatagtgTGTGGGACCATAATAGCAATTTTAGAGTTGATAAGTATTGGAGTACTTTTTAGTAGTAAGTAGCTAAAAATAATGTAGAAGagagacaaaataaaatattatattttgaagTGACGTGGAATTTTGTGATAACTTTTAAAGTGGCTTGCATTGGAATGCTCTTAGTTTAGAAAAACAAGTCGGTGGGTCCGCTACTCCGCTTAGAGTGTTTTGCCTGTTTGGCAGAGGGGAAACTCAGAAGAATACGCAAGGAAATTCCGCTTCGGCAAGAAAGGGAGAACTAGGATTTCAATTCACAGTGAGGAAAAGCTATGGACGACCACGAATTTCGGCGTATCTTGGATCTCTTCCCCCTCGTCCGATCCCGAGATTTTGTTGTAATGACTACTCCCACACTCTAtatctctgtttttttttttctttaataaatacCTGAGACAAGAGATTGATTCAATTTAGTGGTCTGCATATAGGTATATACAAAAAATCTGAGAAATTTATAGACCTATACTTACCCTTAGTATTTAACTACCAATCGAAAATGAAAGTGCATTACTTTTGATAAAGAACTTTGTCAGATGTAGAATGAGCTGCAGCTAGTGGATTATACTGACTTATTAGGTTTACCCGAATAGGGGTTTAAGTATTTGTGTTGGTTCCTGAATTTTAAGTAGGTTGTCCAAGTTAGATTGAAATTTACAAACATTACTAGGTTTTCACCTTGTAATGGCTTGTATATGAATGAActcttgttatttatttttgaattatataagAACGATGCACATGATTGGACTATGCATTTCTTAACTGAATGCAGTTTCAGGCTGAATCAGAATCATCAAGTAGACAATCATCTTCTAAGCCGTCGCAAAATGAAGAGGTACTGCCATGTAATGTTGTTTTGTTTTGAGTACAATTCTATTTTCTTGTATTATGAACTGTATTTATACAAGTAGCGTTGTTTTTGTTTCAACATTGTTGTGGCAAAAGTTTTGACATATTGTTAATATTTCTGTGACAGCTAAAAGATTGGCAAGACGCATGGGAAGAAGGAAGTAGCAAAGAAGTTGAAATCAAAGGAACTGATCATAATGGTATGCTTTCACTTGTAGAACTTCTATCTAAAGAAATCTATATGCTTATTCTCTAATTTAACTAGCATAATGAGACTTATATGGACTTTGCAAATCccggatattttttttttattgcttTTGCCTATTCATTAGCCTTTGCACCACTTCTGTGTATTAGCTAGCTTATTGCATATTTATCATTAGCTAAGAACCTGGGTTTGCATTTGGGATGTCGGTTCATTGTTCAGTGTGATAACCTCTTATAAGCCTTTTTATTCAGCATATTAGTCGTGTACTCTTTACACAAATAGATTGACAAGTGAATATTTCATTTACCCGGACTTTCTGGGTAACCATTTTCAAAAGTCTCTTTTTTGGGcttcttgtattctttgtttgaaaaggaaaaaaaaaagcaatgtTTCAGATAATTGATTCCCTTGTGTGacaatatatttttcatttcctTTTCATGAGCCTCAGTTTCAAAAGTCTTCTCGTCCTCAGGTTATATACTGTTTCTTATGAAGTAAGAACTACGATGAACTGGGACTTTAAGTTAGTAGAAATAAAATGATGAAGCAGTACTCCTCACGATTCTGATCTACTTTCTTTCATAAATTACTtcctcttattattattttcgaacTGTGTGTTTCATTTTGCTTTTTAACTagctacataaaagtaacattaaTACATTATGAATAAGAAACGTTCTTCACTTGTTAATTTACAAT from Cannabis sativa cultivar Pink pepper isolate KNU-18-1 chromosome 2, ASM2916894v1, whole genome shotgun sequence encodes:
- the LOC115721210 gene encoding uncharacterized protein LOC115721210 isoform X1 — its product is MDDHEFRRILDLFPLVRSRDFVFQAESESSSRQSSSKPSQNEELKDWQDAWEEGSSKEVEIKGTDHNDAFWKKLKSAVEGKVDAADAEKFCKTFQRIHNQLVNKELSSEAAQNFLNLSISDK
- the LOC115720104 gene encoding glutathione S-transferase T3-like, which gives rise to MVSSINKQSIDLNVESSTQSVSETHSTHGVEGLAKVVLHSEEEPSQKNKLKWSKEANILLISAWLNTSKDAVVGTDQTSANFWGRIVNYFNTHYKDDQQRTGKQCKDHWNKINQKVTRFNGCYKQVQQAHHSGWSDDRIIENAHEMYKSENNNSNFQLVDNWRFLKDEPK
- the LOC115721210 gene encoding uncharacterized protein LOC115721210 isoform X2; protein product: MDDHEFRRILDLFPLVRSRDFVAESESSSRQSSSKPSQNEELKDWQDAWEEGSSKEVEIKGTDHNDAFWKKLKSAVEGKVDAADAEKFCKTFQRIHNQLVNKELSSEAAQNFLNLSISDK